From Pseudomonas sp. B21-028, one genomic window encodes:
- a CDS encoding PAS domain S-box protein has protein sequence MAQARLFEATFDLVSCALALLDGHGRILKVNRAFTELFGYALPELIGIAFQALVHGAEGERLPGCLADRVTELCYRRKDGGLLHGRSKLRTVDELSLVEIVPFEVSRCLGSCLAQDQWLQRIVETSPGIIGILRLAPDGKVSMPWASPGYEEYYGVTPDELVRDASILFERIHCEDVAQVRASIDASARTLSPWQCEYRVHHPVKGEIWLEGRSRPTLEADGSIIWFGFLHDISERKRMERALLESEERLSLLDFALSHVHEAAFLIDRQARLRYVNDEACRSLGFSRAELLGMTLEEIDPDWTNEQILADWDDSPQCSPVIIESRHQSRDGHVFPVEISVAYLEIDGQSYSLELARDITERRRLQAARQESEKRYREVFDNSSDCLYLLEVEKNSQFRYIEVNAAFERSSGLDRRQLIGRCLGEMVPEAGSRVMAELMNCLARGEITESEAELDLPAGRIALHSTFVPVRDEQDNIYRIVGISRDISESRRMETRLLTSEQQFRALAENSLNLIIRYDLDCRRIYVNPAFERATGIPAFRALQLPLEESWTANMPVADYRALLHQVIATGETVETVLEWPGGERGAEVVHAIQMIAERGADGTVVSILVKGYNISALKHHERLLLESEQRYREIFDHSPDCMFLLEVAGDEDYRLIEVNQVLERKLGRARAEVLGKTIRQLLSSSSAAASITRYRRCVDGGVAIDEEVEYQLPAGLGIFHLTLIPVRTAYGCVQRVVGICRDITERKHAERVLHAREQELRALVENTPDVIARYDAQCRLLYVNPVAQNMLGRSQSYLLGKTLCETSPLSSAVRTFQGKLEYVIETGCATEAEFTLDMPVEQGAEAACYQVRIVPELDPHGLLVSILAVGRDVSAWRAAERRLKESHAQLRLLTSHRESTREEERKHIAREIHDELGQQLSALRMGISLLRLQFGADQPLLVERVQVLMIRVDEIIQVVRNVASSLRPAALNMGLTSALEWLVSDFTQGTGIDCRLSAPPARLRLDDERATAIFRVIQESLTNVCRHAQASRVDIHLEQDAEHLQIEVRDNGKGFDPAQLPKGTLGMLGMLERGHMFGGTVTIDSTPGQGARVRVNIPFQAGPALL, from the coding sequence ATGGCGCAGGCCCGACTGTTCGAAGCCACCTTCGACCTGGTGTCTTGCGCTTTGGCCCTGCTCGATGGCCACGGCCGGATACTGAAGGTCAATCGCGCTTTCACCGAGCTGTTTGGCTATGCCTTGCCGGAGTTGATTGGGATTGCGTTCCAGGCGCTTGTCCATGGCGCTGAAGGCGAGCGCTTGCCGGGTTGTTTGGCTGATCGGGTCACTGAGTTGTGTTATCGACGCAAGGATGGCGGCCTGCTGCACGGGCGCAGCAAACTGAGGACGGTCGATGAACTGTCTTTGGTAGAGATCGTTCCGTTCGAGGTTTCCAGGTGCCTGGGCAGCTGCCTGGCGCAGGATCAATGGCTGCAGCGGATCGTCGAGACCTCGCCGGGCATCATCGGGATCCTGCGCCTGGCGCCCGATGGCAAGGTTTCCATGCCTTGGGCGTCGCCGGGTTACGAAGAGTACTACGGCGTGACCCCGGACGAGCTGGTGCGTGACGCAAGCATCCTGTTCGAACGCATCCATTGCGAGGATGTCGCCCAGGTCCGGGCGTCAATCGACGCATCGGCACGCACGCTGTCTCCGTGGCAATGCGAATACCGGGTCCACCATCCGGTCAAGGGCGAGATATGGCTCGAAGGCCGGTCCCGACCGACGCTGGAGGCGGACGGTTCGATTATCTGGTTCGGGTTTCTGCATGACATCAGCGAGCGCAAGCGTATGGAGCGAGCCCTGCTGGAAAGCGAGGAGCGCCTGTCGCTGCTGGATTTTGCCCTCAGCCATGTGCATGAGGCCGCGTTCCTGATCGATCGTCAGGCGCGTTTGCGCTACGTCAATGACGAGGCCTGTCGCAGCCTGGGTTTCAGCCGGGCCGAGCTGTTGGGCATGACGCTGGAGGAAATAGACCCGGACTGGACCAATGAGCAGATATTGGCTGACTGGGACGATAGCCCGCAGTGTTCGCCAGTGATCATCGAGAGCCGTCACCAGAGTCGGGATGGCCATGTATTTCCGGTGGAAATCAGCGTCGCTTACCTTGAAATCGACGGTCAAAGCTACAGCCTGGAGCTGGCTCGCGACATCACGGAGCGTCGGCGCTTGCAGGCCGCCCGGCAAGAAAGTGAGAAACGTTATCGGGAAGTCTTCGATAATTCATCGGACTGTCTCTATCTGCTGGAGGTGGAGAAAAACTCTCAGTTCCGCTATATCGAGGTCAACGCTGCCTTCGAGCGCTCGTCGGGGTTGGATCGCCGCCAGTTGATCGGTCGCTGTCTTGGCGAGATGGTGCCGGAAGCGGGCAGCAGGGTCATGGCGGAACTCATGAATTGCCTGGCTCGTGGCGAAATCACCGAAAGTGAGGCCGAACTCGATCTGCCGGCCGGGCGCATAGCCCTGCACTCGACCTTCGTCCCCGTGCGTGACGAGCAGGACAATATTTATCGCATTGTCGGCATCAGCCGCGACATCAGCGAGAGCAGGCGGATGGAAACCCGGCTGCTGACCAGCGAGCAGCAGTTCCGCGCCCTGGCGGAGAATTCGCTGAACCTGATCATTCGTTACGATCTCGATTGCCGGCGAATCTATGTCAACCCGGCTTTCGAGCGGGCAACCGGCATACCTGCCTTTCGTGCCTTGCAACTACCCCTTGAGGAGAGCTGGACTGCGAACATGCCGGTGGCTGATTACCGCGCACTGTTGCATCAAGTGATAGCCACCGGGGAAACCGTGGAGACCGTGCTTGAATGGCCGGGAGGAGAGCGCGGGGCAGAGGTCGTTCATGCCATTCAGATGATTGCCGAACGTGGAGCCGACGGCACGGTGGTCAGCATCCTGGTCAAGGGCTACAACATCTCCGCGCTGAAGCACCATGAGCGTCTGTTGCTCGAGAGTGAACAGCGTTACCGGGAGATTTTCGATCATTCGCCAGATTGCATGTTCTTGCTGGAGGTGGCCGGAGACGAAGATTACCGCCTTATCGAAGTCAACCAGGTGCTTGAGCGCAAGCTGGGCAGGGCCCGGGCTGAGGTGCTCGGAAAAACGATCAGGCAATTGCTTTCGTCGTCCTCCGCTGCTGCCTCCATCACACGGTATCGCCGGTGCGTGGATGGCGGCGTTGCGATTGATGAGGAGGTCGAGTATCAACTGCCCGCCGGGCTCGGAATCTTCCATTTGACGTTGATTCCGGTACGCACCGCCTACGGCTGCGTGCAACGGGTGGTCGGCATCTGTCGTGACATCACCGAGCGCAAGCATGCGGAGCGTGTACTGCACGCTCGCGAACAGGAACTTCGCGCCTTGGTGGAGAATACTCCGGATGTTATCGCTCGTTACGATGCGCAGTGCCGTCTGCTTTATGTCAATCCGGTAGCACAGAACATGCTTGGCCGGTCACAGAGCTATTTGCTTGGCAAGACTCTGTGTGAAACATCGCCGCTTTCTTCTGCTGTGCGAACGTTTCAGGGCAAGCTCGAATACGTGATTGAAACCGGTTGCGCGACCGAGGCGGAGTTTACCCTGGACATGCCGGTTGAGCAGGGTGCGGAAGCCGCCTGCTACCAGGTCCGTATCGTGCCGGAACTGGATCCGCATGGACTCCTCGTCAGCATCCTCGCTGTTGGCCGGGACGTTAGCGCCTGGCGCGCGGCGGAGCGACGGCTGAAGGAGTCTCACGCGCAACTGCGCCTGCTCACCAGCCACCGCGAAAGTACCCGTGAGGAGGAGCGCAAGCACATCGCCCGGGAAATTCACGACGAACTGGGGCAGCAGCTCTCAGCATTGAGAATGGGCATATCACTGCTTCGTCTGCAATTCGGTGCTGACCAACCGCTGCTGGTCGAGCGAGTACAAGTACTGATGATACGGGTCGACGAGATCATCCAGGTCGTGCGTAACGTTGCCAGCAGCCTGCGGCCCGCAGCGCTCAATATGGGCCTGACCTCCGCGCTCGAATGGCTGGTTTCCGACTTTACCCAAGGCACGGGCATCGACTGTCGACTGAGTGCGCCGCCGGCCAGACTCAGGCTCGATGACGAGCGCGCCACGGCGATTTTTCGAGTGATCCAGGAGTCCCTGACCAATGTCTGCCGGCATGCCCAGGCCAGCCGGGTGGACATTCATCTGGAGCAGGACGCCGAGCATCTCCAGATCGAGGTACGTGACAACGGCAAAGGCTTCGACCCCGCGCAACTGCCCAAAGGCACACTCGGGATGCTTGGCATGCTCGAGCGCGGGCACATGTTTGGCGGTACGGTCACGATAGATAGCACACCCGGGCAGGGAGCACGCGTACGGGTGAACATTCCCTTCCAAGCAGGTCCAGCGCTCTTATGA
- a CDS encoding TonB-dependent siderophore receptor, whose product MSGLWLVSQMVAAQDLTSVPFEQLLETRVVGAAEFSQQLTDSPSAVSVVTAEEIRRFGYRTLGEILNNMRGLNVGFDGAYYYPAGRGYGAPGDYAGRVMLRIDGQPVADNIFNQLYLGEDGLLDTEMIERVEYAPGPGSALYGNGAFLGVINVVTLRGRDLNGSQVAMTTGSNRDRKVRTSWGTRLDNGAEWLVSASASQADLPDIQLTDDVLRDDMDAHRLFVKGSQGAWSVEGAFVERKQQELTIPLNANLNFSDRNNFLKLGHDADFGSFRTSVRLSHSGFAYRNAYREPIDDGRRFTEDITADGRWWNLEGTLSSVAFSGHRLVLGSEYRDDYQQDQQIRRYFPRRDEHFENHTWSSSQTFSLYAQDEIALPQDLSLNLGLRTDRRSAENAQLRTNPRAALVYTGLANTSLSLSHGSATRFASRNEVTFNELRSVESERVTTTEFVADHRQGDFRLLGTLYRYRINDPIRRFDEPILQWIDTRGAEMEAQWQWQDVELRGSHAWQQSEDDLGRALINSPRNLTKLQVSVPVVGERLRASLATRYVGRRLVGPDTSAAGYAITDLTFTSQSIVPGVSVTAAVRNLFDRRYKDAALFELENDAALSERGERSVWLTLGYAFE is encoded by the coding sequence ATGTCGGGTCTTTGGCTGGTGTCGCAGATGGTGGCCGCTCAGGATCTGACCAGTGTCCCCTTCGAACAGTTGCTCGAAACCAGGGTCGTTGGCGCTGCCGAGTTCTCCCAGCAGCTCACTGACTCACCCTCGGCCGTCTCGGTCGTCACGGCCGAAGAGATACGCCGTTTCGGCTACAGGACGCTCGGCGAAATCCTGAACAACATGCGTGGCCTCAACGTCGGTTTCGACGGTGCCTACTACTATCCGGCCGGGCGCGGGTATGGGGCGCCAGGCGACTACGCCGGGCGTGTCATGCTGCGGATCGATGGTCAGCCTGTTGCCGACAATATCTTCAATCAGCTCTATCTCGGCGAGGACGGTTTGCTCGACACCGAGATGATCGAGCGGGTCGAGTATGCGCCGGGTCCGGGATCGGCGCTGTACGGCAATGGGGCGTTCCTCGGCGTGATCAATGTGGTGACGCTCCGGGGACGCGACCTGAATGGCAGTCAGGTCGCCATGACCACCGGCTCGAACCGGGACCGCAAGGTGCGCACCAGTTGGGGGACGCGGCTGGACAATGGCGCCGAATGGCTGGTTTCGGCCTCGGCGTCCCAGGCCGATCTGCCTGACATTCAGCTCACCGATGATGTTCTACGCGACGACATGGACGCGCATCGGCTGTTCGTCAAAGGCTCGCAAGGCGCCTGGAGTGTCGAGGGGGCATTTGTCGAGCGTAAGCAGCAAGAGCTGACGATCCCTCTCAATGCGAATCTGAATTTCTCCGATCGGAACAACTTCCTGAAGCTGGGTCATGACGCCGACTTCGGCAGCTTCCGCACCTCCGTTCGGCTCTCCCATAGTGGTTTCGCCTATCGCAATGCCTATCGCGAACCTATCGACGACGGACGTCGCTTCACCGAAGATATCACTGCCGACGGTCGTTGGTGGAATCTGGAGGGTACCCTCAGTAGCGTCGCCTTCAGCGGGCACCGTCTGGTGCTCGGTAGCGAATATCGTGACGACTACCAACAGGACCAGCAGATACGCCGATATTTTCCCCGGCGCGATGAGCATTTCGAGAATCACACCTGGAGCTCGTCCCAGACTTTCAGCCTGTATGCCCAGGACGAGATTGCGCTGCCCCAGGACCTGAGTCTGAACCTGGGCCTGCGGACCGACCGGCGCAGTGCCGAGAACGCGCAGCTGCGCACCAACCCCCGGGCGGCCCTGGTTTATACCGGCCTGGCAAACACCAGCCTGTCATTGTCCCATGGCAGCGCCACTCGCTTCGCGAGCCGCAATGAGGTGACCTTCAACGAACTCCGGAGCGTCGAGTCGGAACGGGTGACCACCACCGAGTTCGTGGCTGACCATCGCCAGGGGGATTTCCGTTTGCTCGGCACCCTCTATCGCTACCGCATCAATGATCCGATCAGGCGCTTCGACGAGCCGATTCTGCAGTGGATCGACACCCGGGGCGCCGAAATGGAGGCGCAATGGCAATGGCAAGACGTTGAGTTGCGGGGCAGCCACGCCTGGCAACAGTCTGAGGACGACCTGGGGCGTGCGCTGATCAATTCACCGCGTAACCTGACCAAGCTGCAGGTATCGGTGCCCGTGGTCGGCGAACGCTTGCGGGCAAGCCTGGCCACCCGTTACGTGGGCCGTCGTCTGGTGGGCCCCGACACCAGCGCCGCCGGCTACGCGATAACCGATCTCACCTTCACGAGCCAGAGTATCGTGCCGGGTGTGAGCGTCACCGCCGCCGTGCGCAATCTCTTCGACCGTCGCTACAAGGATGCCGCGCTCTTCGAACTCGAGAACGATGCCGCATTGTCCGAGCGCGGGGAGCGCAGCGTCTGGCTGACCCTGGGGTATGCGTTCGAATGA
- a CDS encoding YfiR family protein: MKTAALHMLVLITLCLSSHMARADAEGVDERAMKAAYLYNFALFAQWPTLPAADFQLCVLGTTQLDAELVRLQGKRVQNGLPIRMRWVLPNDPLTGCQVLYIDEHNRRSLDALLNRLATTPVLTITDAAGFADRGVMIEMRRQEQRIVFDINLIAAQRAHLNFSSRLLKLASFVSYRS, translated from the coding sequence ATGAAGACCGCCGCCCTCCACATGCTTGTCCTTATCACCCTGTGCCTGTCCAGCCATATGGCGAGAGCCGATGCCGAGGGGGTGGACGAGCGTGCCATGAAGGCAGCCTACCTGTACAACTTCGCCTTGTTTGCCCAATGGCCGACATTGCCGGCCGCCGATTTCCAGTTATGCGTGCTCGGCACCACGCAACTGGATGCGGAGCTCGTCCGTCTGCAAGGCAAGCGCGTCCAGAACGGCCTTCCTATCCGCATGCGCTGGGTGTTGCCCAACGACCCGCTCACCGGCTGCCAGGTGCTTTATATCGACGAGCACAACCGCCGTTCCCTCGATGCGCTGTTGAATCGACTTGCCACGACGCCGGTGCTGACCATTACCGACGCGGCGGGCTTTGCCGACCGGGGCGTGATGATCGAGATGCGACGACAGGAGCAACGCATCGTCTTCGACATCAACCTGATCGCGGCGCAGCGCGCGCACCTCAATTTCAGCTCGCGACTGCTCAAGCTCGCCAGCTTCGTGTCTTACAGGTCCTAG
- a CDS encoding sensor domain-containing diguanylate cyclase gives MPHIPFKDRPLRDKLTQTGFLLTTAAIMLLLITLLAYQLVMQRWALAEEMRAHAMVVGSNGAAAIMFGAADEAYETLASLKHIPDVTWAAFVLPDGQELAVYRREPVQPGENHAEAEDIGWRSLLVRRPVVLHGQFIGSIAVHASLASLYHRLALQAMFGGFAAIVALVLSLAFSRRIASGIVRPLLNLVHLTEQVRSEQDFSLRATVYGNDETGRLARSFNDMMVQLERHDERISAELRQRRLAEQQLNRLAYHDPVTGLYNRHYFKEKLEGAVTGALRHATSCAVMFIDLDDFKIVNDTLGHETGDQLLILVAERLRDTLRSNDVVCRIGGDEFAVILENGPGADQAKQVAANIVSALSSPFIIDGRQVDVGASLGISLCPDHASDTASLLRNADSAMYRAKGSGKNNYHLYESETQSDPS, from the coding sequence ATGCCTCATATACCCTTCAAGGACCGGCCGCTGCGGGACAAGCTCACTCAGACGGGCTTTCTGTTGACGACCGCGGCGATCATGCTCCTGCTGATCACACTGCTGGCTTACCAACTGGTCATGCAGCGCTGGGCACTGGCCGAGGAGATGCGGGCCCATGCCATGGTGGTCGGCAGCAATGGCGCGGCGGCGATCATGTTCGGCGCCGCCGATGAAGCGTATGAAACACTGGCTTCCCTGAAGCACATTCCAGACGTCACCTGGGCGGCGTTCGTGCTGCCCGATGGGCAGGAACTGGCGGTCTATCGGCGCGAACCGGTCCAACCGGGGGAAAACCACGCCGAGGCGGAAGATATCGGCTGGCGCTCACTGCTGGTGCGTCGGCCCGTGGTGCTGCATGGCCAGTTCATCGGCAGTATCGCGGTGCACGCGAGCCTGGCGTCCCTCTACCATCGTCTGGCATTGCAGGCCATGTTCGGCGGCTTTGCGGCCATCGTGGCGTTGGTCCTGTCTCTGGCTTTCTCGCGCCGGATCGCGTCCGGTATCGTGCGGCCGTTGCTGAACCTGGTGCATCTGACCGAACAGGTGCGTTCCGAGCAGGACTTCAGCCTGCGAGCCACGGTATATGGCAACGATGAGACCGGGCGTCTGGCTCGCAGCTTCAATGACATGATGGTTCAGCTCGAGCGTCACGATGAAAGGATCAGCGCCGAGCTGCGGCAACGCCGGCTGGCCGAGCAGCAACTCAACCGGTTGGCCTATCACGATCCGGTTACCGGCCTGTACAACCGGCATTACTTCAAGGAGAAGCTCGAGGGCGCGGTGACGGGGGCGCTACGCCACGCCACCTCCTGCGCCGTCATGTTCATCGATCTCGATGACTTCAAGATCGTCAACGACACCCTCGGCCACGAGACCGGCGACCAGTTGCTGATCCTTGTTGCAGAGCGTCTGCGCGACACCTTGCGCAGTAATGACGTGGTGTGCCGGATTGGCGGCGATGAATTTGCGGTCATCCTGGAGAATGGTCCGGGCGCCGACCAGGCCAAGCAAGTGGCGGCCAATATCGTCAGCGCGCTGTCCAGTCCTTTTATCATCGACGGCCGACAGGTCGACGTTGGCGCAAGCCTGGGTATCAGTCTGTGTCCTGATCATGCGTCGGACACGGCCAGCCTGCTGCGTAATGCGGACAGTGCCATGTACCGTGCCAAAGGCAGCGGCAAGAATAACTACCACCTGTACGAATCGGAAACGCAAAGCGACCCGTCGTGA
- a CDS encoding response regulator transcription factor has protein sequence MIRMMIADDHAIMREGLKQLFALAGDLHVAAEAENGATLLEQLRQGDIDLLLLDMSMPGICGDDLVARVRGHYPQLPILVLSMHNEVQIAQRAFRAGASGYLTKDRDPEALLAAVRRVAAGGRYIDAGLAEQMAFAASGLGPCSQHDGLTDRELQVMRQLAKGLSVSQIATELAISHKTVSTHKARLMEKMGFTSTADIVRYAISQRLL, from the coding sequence ATGATTCGAATGATGATTGCCGACGATCACGCCATCATGCGTGAAGGTCTGAAACAGCTCTTTGCCTTGGCCGGCGATCTGCACGTCGCCGCTGAAGCGGAAAACGGTGCCACATTGCTCGAACAGTTGCGCCAGGGTGACATCGACCTGCTACTGCTCGACATGAGCATGCCCGGCATCTGCGGCGACGATCTGGTGGCGCGGGTCCGTGGCCACTATCCCCAACTGCCGATCCTGGTGCTGAGCATGCACAATGAAGTGCAGATCGCCCAGCGTGCATTCAGGGCGGGCGCATCGGGCTACCTGACGAAGGACCGCGATCCCGAGGCACTGCTTGCGGCCGTTCGCCGTGTAGCGGCGGGCGGGCGATACATCGATGCCGGCCTGGCCGAACAAATGGCCTTCGCCGCCAGCGGCCTGGGCCCTTGCAGTCAGCACGACGGGCTCACCGACCGGGAGTTGCAGGTCATGCGCCAGCTTGCCAAGGGCCTCAGCGTCTCGCAGATCGCCACGGAGTTGGCCATCAGCCACAAGACCGTCAGCACCCACAAGGCCCGCCTGATGGAAAAGATGGGGTTCACCAGCACCGCCGATATTGTCCGCTACGCGATCAGCCAGCGGCTGTTGTGA